One window from the genome of Sulfodiicoccus acidiphilus encodes:
- the hsp14 gene encoding archaeal heat shock protein Hsp14: protein MVDLVKKELAKQVSDLTREFYEEVYPPVDLYEEGGYLTVKADLAGFKKEDINVRVVGQDTLVISASRESKKQGVEYLTQRPRKVERHVKLPVKVAKDAEVIGRYEDGVLTLRIPVEGAVKVKIE, encoded by the coding sequence ATAGTGGACCTGGTAAAGAAGGAACTGGCCAAACAGGTAAGCGATCTCACTAGAGAGTTCTACGAGGAGGTGTATCCACCTGTGGATCTCTACGAGGAGGGAGGTTACCTCACAGTTAAAGCCGACTTGGCCGGGTTCAAGAAAGAGGACATCAACGTGAGGGTCGTGGGACAAGATACGCTTGTAATTTCTGCATCTAGAGAGTCTAAAAAGCAGGGAGTAGAATACCTGACCCAAAGGCCAAGGAAAGTGGAGAGGCACGTCAAACTGCCAGTGAAGGTGGCAAAGGACGCTGAGGTGATCGGTAGGTATGAGGATGGTGTGCTCACGCTGAGGATACCAGTCGAGGGCGCAGTGAAGGTCAAGATCGAGTGA
- a CDS encoding APC family permease yields MEKERVVPHNSRKLGFRELFFLSFGGQAPFISLLTFGTVMVAEAGRAASFAMLIATIVVLFNGLVVYYLSKRFKRGGGYYVYAFYSLTSRLGLETGWSYLLYALSYGGTLLAGGAYVLYVTTGVAQWVLALSVSILAISLVLAGVRTSATYALVMSTVEMAVLIGLSLFFMHESGWAFYDPISFPTKLAAAVIFGLGIPTGYGSIAPLGGEAQNAKTTIGRAAIAVLLVGGVLATLFFYGLGEIGFTGNLVDYILQRLGPLGTLGLGFVALSDGVMGGMAYVLAGSRTLKAMAEDRRFPYIFSKETKGRPFLAEGVVGGIFVATITLMALGLGIYYTFLALGALAGFCNILIHLSANFSLLRMSLMKGWKRVVELSVALVATGVSVWVLLFSLPEIPKSIQDVFFGWVILGFLYAEALDIISVTEQPK; encoded by the coding sequence ATGGAAAAAGAGAGGGTAGTCCCCCATAACTCACGAAAGTTGGGTTTTCGCGAGCTCTTCTTCCTCTCGTTTGGGGGGCAAGCCCCTTTCATATCCCTTCTCACCTTTGGGACAGTCATGGTGGCCGAGGCCGGAAGGGCAGCGTCCTTCGCAATGCTCATCGCTACAATAGTTGTGTTGTTTAACGGACTTGTAGTTTACTACCTTTCAAAGAGATTTAAGCGAGGAGGTGGATACTACGTTTACGCCTTTTATTCCCTCACATCGAGGTTGGGACTGGAAACGGGATGGAGCTACCTTCTCTATGCCCTTTCTTACGGAGGTACTCTCTTGGCTGGTGGGGCCTACGTGCTGTACGTGACGACTGGGGTTGCACAATGGGTGTTAGCGCTAAGTGTTTCGATTTTAGCCATTTCCTTGGTCTTGGCAGGTGTTAGAACTTCCGCTACTTATGCTTTAGTTATGTCCACAGTGGAGATGGCGGTGTTAATAGGACTATCCTTGTTTTTCATGCACGAGTCTGGGTGGGCTTTCTACGATCCAATCTCCTTTCCTACCAAACTAGCAGCAGCTGTTATATTTGGTCTAGGAATACCTACCGGCTATGGCTCCATAGCACCGCTTGGAGGTGAAGCACAGAACGCTAAAACCACTATAGGCAGGGCTGCGATAGCGGTGTTGTTAGTTGGTGGAGTTTTGGCCACCTTATTCTTCTACGGTCTAGGAGAGATAGGCTTCACCGGAAATCTCGTGGATTACATTCTTCAGCGATTGGGTCCATTAGGGACGTTGGGGCTAGGTTTCGTAGCACTTAGCGACGGGGTGATGGGGGGTATGGCTTATGTGCTGGCCGGCTCTAGAACACTTAAAGCAATGGCGGAGGATCGCAGGTTTCCTTACATTTTCTCTAAGGAGACCAAGGGTCGACCGTTCTTGGCCGAAGGCGTTGTAGGTGGAATATTCGTGGCAACGATCACTTTGATGGCCTTGGGGCTCGGAATTTACTACACGTTCCTCGCTCTTGGAGCGTTAGCTGGATTCTGTAACATCTTAATACATTTGTCGGCCAACTTCTCCTTGCTTAGAATGTCTCTGATGAAGGGATGGAAGAGAGTAGTGGAGCTTAGCGTAGCATTGGTGGCGACTGGAGTCTCTGTATGGGTTCTCTTATTCTCGTTACCTGAAATACCCAAGTCTATTCAGGACGTGTTCTTTGGATGGGTGATTTTGGGATTTCTCTACGCTGAGGCTCTAGATATTATCTCTGTAACCGAACAGCCTAAGTGA
- a CDS encoding B12-binding domain-containing radical SAM protein, with the protein MGATVVLTADRGSFTDYGGSSVMGYVACMPSRLVPQAFVKVFFTPRVKSRGGKAVVAPYALRKVEASLLRAGFSEDEVYVTPPDELKHVVSPQTKVLGLTVHDPLGLEPVSMKLSMLFGGGPTWTAELFRELGEEVMKLKAKYGFKVIVGGPGVWQLEKERPVWIDTLFYGHGELDFPPLVKSVLEGRTPPPAVKGRKPKVSEIPTIVNPARLGEVQVTRGCPRGCWFCSITPDTFLSIPLEDVQKEIEVNKRGGAERVEFVTDDILLYGSSKLRVNHDAVVKLFQTTMSAGMDGAWFPHISIGAVMDSPKTVKSMAEISRYDRVRAAAPVVGLETGSEKILRKYMRAKAFPWSIGDWGDLVIKATAVMNESYIYPCYTMTIGYPEENDQDVEESIRLVESIIDHGFKTYIFPLPVVPMGNTMIRDNPFPSLKKLPARYWDLLYISWRWNLKVIRDSIPTFTGGLGNKVAQRLVQYMIDRVFDSIEWVFKELRDTKGESSLKYSTLNLNNTVGVLKSIYWLTRLTFKKL; encoded by the coding sequence ATGGGTGCTACAGTCGTTCTTACCGCAGATAGAGGTTCCTTCACCGACTACGGTGGCTCCAGCGTAATGGGTTATGTAGCTTGCATGCCCAGCAGGCTAGTTCCACAGGCCTTCGTGAAGGTCTTCTTCACTCCCAGGGTCAAGTCAAGGGGAGGAAAGGCTGTAGTCGCTCCTTATGCCCTCAGGAAAGTGGAGGCCTCCCTATTGAGAGCAGGCTTCTCAGAGGACGAAGTATATGTGACTCCCCCAGACGAACTCAAGCACGTAGTGTCCCCTCAGACAAAGGTGTTGGGATTGACGGTTCACGATCCCCTAGGCCTTGAGCCGGTGAGCATGAAACTTTCCATGCTGTTCGGTGGGGGACCTACGTGGACTGCCGAGCTCTTTAGGGAGTTAGGAGAGGAAGTAATGAAATTGAAGGCAAAGTACGGCTTCAAGGTCATAGTGGGTGGACCTGGAGTTTGGCAATTGGAGAAAGAGAGACCTGTCTGGATAGACACGCTATTCTACGGCCACGGTGAGCTAGACTTTCCCCCCCTAGTAAAGTCGGTGTTGGAGGGTAGAACACCACCGCCAGCGGTGAAGGGTAGGAAGCCTAAGGTTAGTGAAATACCGACCATTGTCAATCCCGCGCGACTGGGAGAGGTGCAGGTTACTCGTGGATGTCCTAGAGGGTGTTGGTTCTGTTCCATAACTCCCGACACCTTCTTATCGATTCCGCTCGAGGACGTGCAAAAGGAGATTGAGGTCAATAAGCGCGGTGGTGCGGAGAGGGTTGAGTTCGTCACTGACGATATCCTCCTTTATGGATCCAGTAAGCTAAGGGTGAATCATGACGCTGTAGTGAAGCTGTTTCAGACTACCATGTCCGCCGGTATGGATGGTGCTTGGTTTCCTCACATATCAATAGGTGCGGTGATGGACAGTCCAAAGACGGTTAAATCCATGGCGGAGATCTCTAGATACGACAGGGTGAGGGCCGCGGCTCCAGTTGTAGGACTGGAGACTGGGAGTGAAAAGATCCTTCGTAAGTACATGAGGGCGAAGGCTTTTCCGTGGAGTATTGGGGACTGGGGAGATCTGGTGATAAAGGCGACAGCAGTGATGAACGAGAGCTACATTTACCCTTGCTACACGATGACTATAGGTTACCCAGAAGAAAACGACCAAGACGTAGAGGAAAGTATAAGGTTGGTGGAGTCAATAATTGACCACGGATTCAAGACCTACATATTTCCACTTCCAGTGGTACCAATGGGTAACACCATGATCCGGGACAATCCGTTTCCCTCTTTAAAGAAACTTCCGGCTAGGTACTGGGACCTGCTCTACATAAGCTGGAGATGGAACTTGAAGGTCATAAGGGACTCTATACCTACTTTCACGGGAGGACTGGGAAACAAGGTGGCCCAGCGGTTGGTACAGTACATGATAGATAGGGTGTTTGATAGCATAGAATGGGTGTTTAAGGAACTGAGAGACACCAAGGGCGAATCCTCCCTGAAGTATTCGACACTTAATCTCAACAACACTGTAGGTGTACTCAAGTCGATCTACTGGCTCACGCGCTTGACCTTCAAGAAGTTGTGA
- a CDS encoding DsrE family protein, with the protein MSRLAFVLYTDPEQRSELVKAQHALQAAIQLKRKGHDVKVFFDGLGVKVPLHEKTRELVDEAMKEGIVAGACGYCASPPHVNVTEKVRKAGLQLVGDESRHRDISMFMDEGYQLVIV; encoded by the coding sequence ATGTCCAGGTTAGCATTCGTCCTTTACACAGACCCAGAACAAAGGAGCGAGTTGGTGAAGGCTCAACACGCCCTTCAAGCGGCTATTCAGCTCAAGAGGAAGGGTCACGATGTTAAGGTATTCTTCGACGGTCTTGGGGTAAAGGTGCCCTTGCACGAGAAAACAAGGGAACTTGTAGACGAGGCTATGAAGGAAGGTATCGTAGCAGGAGCGTGCGGATACTGTGCCTCGCCACCTCACGTTAACGTGACAGAGAAGGTGAGAAAGGCTGGCCTCCAACTCGTCGGGGACGAGAGTCGTCATAGGGACATCTCTATGTTTATGGACGAGGGATACCAGCTTGTTATAGTCTGA